A genomic segment from Vibrio panuliri encodes:
- a CDS encoding response regulator transcription factor, with product MCEKQILVVDDNQDLREALTDYLGKAGFRVLGAENGTAMWKILQSNQPDLIILDIMMPGDDGFTLCQQLRRTSNVPIIMLTAVTEEADRVAGLEMGADDYITKSFSPRELLARIKTILRRSVTSQSAKLARKVRFAEWQLDTVTRQLMHTPSKTIKQLSGADLSLLGLFISHAESILSRDDIAREIWGRDADPFERGIDVQISRLRHHLDDKDRSLILTVRNKGYMLTAGVQYEG from the coding sequence ATGTGTGAAAAACAAATCTTAGTCGTCGATGATAATCAAGATTTGCGAGAAGCGTTAACCGATTACCTCGGCAAAGCGGGCTTTCGTGTACTTGGCGCTGAAAATGGCACGGCGATGTGGAAAATACTCCAATCTAATCAGCCTGATCTGATTATTCTCGATATTATGATGCCCGGTGATGATGGATTTACCCTATGCCAGCAATTGCGCCGCACTTCGAATGTACCCATCATTATGTTGACAGCCGTGACAGAAGAAGCTGATCGCGTCGCTGGGCTAGAAATGGGCGCAGATGACTACATCACTAAGTCATTTAGCCCCCGCGAACTGCTCGCACGAATCAAGACCATTTTACGCCGCAGTGTCACCAGCCAAAGTGCAAAACTGGCGCGTAAGGTACGCTTTGCAGAATGGCAGCTCGATACTGTCACTCGCCAACTTATGCATACTCCAAGTAAAACCATTAAACAGCTCAGTGGCGCAGACTTATCACTGCTAGGACTGTTTATCTCTCACGCTGAATCCATCCTTTCTCGGGATGATATTGCTCGTGAAATCTGGGGTAGAGACGCGGATCCATTTGAACGGGGTATTGATGTGCAAATCAGTCGTCTGCGCCATCATCTGGATGATAAAGATCGCTCGCTGATCCTAACCGTGCGCAACAAAGGCTATATGCTCACCGCTGGCGTACAGTATGAAGGGTAA
- a CDS encoding ATP-binding protein, producing MKGNRVTNSLAMRTSLFLLCVIIIAQIIAGLIWYQHSSERDEQGLKTTVNSLALSAASTISFFQTLPPEYRHLVLNQLRNMGGTRFFVSLNNHQIPVAPLPDSERKSMVIDEVQNVLHNELQDAPVIQVEFTRRDKLKVFNKELPIDELPMLWGHYSLSYGDLNPPILVIQVKVDQQAWFYLAAVLPAPYITLETNYFEIREWFTMLLSALLLLICTWFVVKREIRPIKQLAKAATLMSSRLKVPEVKEEGSVELRAAVHAFNKMNRRIDSHIKDREMLFGAISHDLKTPIACLKLRAEMLDDDTDRERFMRIANDLDLMVKGALQCIKETDIHEDIEPIDLEQLIAHIASSIDPNGHNIHIQASNVRPYAGKPLAIKRCIQNLVDNAIKYGSKADIYLEENAEAVMVRIEDHGTNLDPNTLEKLVQPYYRGESSQEGNGLGLTISQSIVKAHGGHLSLETTRQGGLSATLTFPRD from the coding sequence ATGAAGGGTAATCGGGTAACTAACTCGCTGGCGATGCGCACCAGTCTGTTTCTGCTCTGCGTCATTATCATTGCGCAGATCATCGCGGGTCTGATCTGGTATCAACATAGCAGCGAGCGAGATGAACAGGGTTTAAAAACCACCGTCAACAGTTTAGCGCTCAGTGCTGCCTCAACGATCTCTTTTTTCCAAACACTTCCACCAGAGTACCGCCACTTGGTGCTTAACCAGTTGCGTAATATGGGTGGAACGCGTTTCTTTGTCTCACTCAATAATCACCAAATTCCGGTGGCGCCGCTACCAGACAGCGAACGTAAAAGTATGGTGATTGACGAAGTGCAAAATGTGTTGCACAACGAACTACAAGATGCGCCTGTAATTCAGGTCGAGTTTACGCGGCGCGACAAACTCAAGGTATTTAATAAAGAACTTCCCATTGACGAACTACCGATGCTTTGGGGTCATTATTCTCTCTCTTACGGCGACTTAAACCCACCGATCTTGGTCATTCAAGTAAAAGTCGATCAACAAGCATGGTTCTATCTGGCTGCAGTACTCCCTGCACCATATATCACTCTGGAAACCAACTATTTTGAAATTCGTGAATGGTTCACCATGTTACTTTCCGCACTGTTACTGCTGATCTGCACATGGTTTGTGGTCAAAAGGGAAATTCGCCCGATCAAACAGTTAGCAAAGGCTGCAACACTGATGTCGAGCCGTTTAAAAGTGCCTGAAGTGAAAGAAGAAGGCAGCGTTGAACTGCGTGCTGCAGTACATGCGTTTAATAAAATGAACCGCAGAATCGACAGCCATATCAAAGATAGGGAAATGCTGTTCGGTGCGATATCGCACGATTTAAAAACGCCCATTGCGTGTTTAAAGTTGCGTGCTGAAATGCTCGATGATGATACCGACCGAGAACGTTTTATGCGTATTGCCAATGACTTAGATCTGATGGTGAAAGGCGCATTACAATGCATAAAAGAGACCGATATCCACGAAGATATTGAGCCCATCGATCTTGAGCAATTGATTGCCCATATCGCAAGTTCCATTGACCCAAATGGTCACAATATCCATATTCAAGCCTCCAATGTACGACCTTATGCTGGCAAGCCATTAGCGATCAAACGCTGCATTCAAAACCTAGTAGATAACGCCATTAAGTACGGCTCTAAAGCCGATATTTATCTCGAAGAAAATGCCGAAGCCGTGATGGTAAGAATCGAAGACCACGGCACCAATTTAGATCCAAACACATTAGAAAAACTGGTTCAGCCTTACTATCGAGGTGAAAGTAGCCAAGAAGGTAATGGACTTGGATTAACGATTTCACAAAGTATTGTCAAAGCCCATGGCGGGCACTTGTCTCTTGAGACAACTCGTCAGGGCGGTTTGAGCGCAACGCTCACATTTCCAAGAGATTAG